A DNA window from Tenuifilaceae bacterium CYCD contains the following coding sequences:
- a CDS encoding transporter, producing the protein MALLAQEPWSLEQCIQYALQNNLQVKQQELNVKLSESQLKQSKLSAFPSLNISGDHAYSYGLVTSYSTNQKVTENETSQSTSLSVNSSVTLFKGLQITNTKKQNKYDLQASVYDVDKIKNNIALSVASSYLQILYQLELVDVAKRQVEQSQLQVERTQKLYNAGSVPEGTLLEVEALLASDELQLISAQNQLDLNYLSLAQLLEIQNPSEFSIAKPVIPETDSTNLLISTIDVYTSAESAMPQILSSQYKVKSAEVGLKIAKGSYCPSLTLSGNYNTGAQRYINPSNALLASDPFMTQIKNNATTTVALSLNIPILNGGANRYKVSSAKISLDNAQLALEVEKNTLYKDIQQAYTDAVGAQKKLLANLKNKKANEESFRYSENKFNVGLINAFDYTTARNNFSKAETDLLQAKYELIFKLKILDFYKGIPLKL; encoded by the coding sequence ATGGCATTATTGGCCCAGGAACCATGGAGTTTAGAGCAATGTATTCAATACGCATTGCAGAATAACCTGCAGGTAAAGCAGCAGGAGCTAAATGTAAAGTTAAGTGAAAGTCAACTAAAACAATCGAAACTCAGTGCTTTCCCTAGTTTAAATATTTCAGGAGATCACGCATACAGCTATGGTTTAGTAACTAGCTATAGTACAAACCAAAAGGTAACTGAAAATGAAACATCTCAATCTACAAGTCTTTCTGTGAATTCCAGCGTCACATTATTCAAAGGCTTACAGATAACAAATACAAAAAAGCAGAATAAGTATGACCTTCAAGCATCTGTTTATGATGTAGATAAAATCAAAAACAACATAGCTCTTTCTGTTGCTTCCTCATACTTACAAATATTATATCAATTAGAACTTGTTGATGTAGCTAAAAGACAAGTTGAACAATCTCAACTGCAAGTTGAACGAACACAAAAACTTTATAATGCGGGGAGTGTTCCCGAGGGGACACTGCTTGAGGTAGAAGCATTGCTAGCATCAGATGAACTTCAACTGATAAGTGCCCAAAATCAACTCGATTTAAACTATCTTAGTTTGGCACAGCTTTTAGAGATTCAAAACCCTTCGGAATTTAGTATTGCAAAACCTGTTATTCCTGAAACAGATAGCACTAATTTGCTTATTAGTACGATTGATGTATATACCTCGGCAGAGTCTGCAATGCCTCAAATTCTTAGTTCTCAGTACAAAGTGAAAAGTGCAGAAGTCGGTTTGAAAATTGCAAAGGGGTCGTACTGCCCTAGCTTAACTCTTAGCGGAAATTATAATACAGGCGCACAACGCTACATCAACCCCAGCAATGCACTATTAGCATCGGATCCTTTCATGACACAAATAAAAAACAATGCCACCACAACTGTTGCCCTAAGCCTCAACATTCCGATCCTGAATGGAGGTGCTAATAGATATAAAGTTTCCTCAGCCAAAATATCCTTGGACAATGCACAACTAGCCCTTGAAGTTGAAAAAAACACTCTTTACAAGGACATTCAACAGGCATACACCGATGCTGTTGGTGCTCAAAAGAAATTACTGGCAAATTTAAAAAACAAAAAAGCCAATGAAGAGTCCTTTAGATACTCTGAAAACAAATTCAACGTTGGGCTCATTAACGCATTCGATTATACAACAGCGCGAAACAACTTTTCTAAAGCCGAAACTGACTTGCTGCAAGCCAAGTACGAGTTGATTTTTAAGTTAAAGATTCTTGATTTCTACAAAGGAATTCCGCTCAAACTATAA